In Leptolyngbya sp. NIES-2104, the genomic window AGAAACAAAGTCATGCGATCGCGAGTCAGTGCCCACGATTGCCGTATTATCAAAGTCAATCTAGTTCAACCGGATTCGAGTCGTATGTCTAAGTTAGTTCCGCCCAAACCCCGTCGAATTCGGAGACGTTCTCCCGTCATCTTAATTGGAATTCTCTTGATTTGGAGTTTAATTCTCGGTTGGGGACTCGCTCAAGCCGTTGAACCCTCAAAGAACTCGGCTGAGATTGGTACGGTCGATGTCGTCGCTGGCAATCTCAAATTAGGACAGCAGGCTTATCTAGAAAACTGTGCGACCTGTCACATTGGAATTCCACCCGCTGCTTTCCCCACACAAACTTGGCGAGATTTGCTGAGAGATCCTCAACATTACGGCGCAACGCTGACCCCGTTGGAAGAGCCAACTCGATCGCTCGTTTGGACGTATTTAAGAGCGTTTTCCCGCCAAGTCGTTGAAGGAGAGCGAATCCCTTTCCGATTTGGAGAATCGAAGGCGTTCAAGATTCTGCATCCGAAAATTGAATTATCTCGATCGATTCCAATCTCTAGCTGCGTCAGTTGCCACCCCGGAGCAAACCAATACAATTTCCGCAAGCTCACCGCCGAGTGGGAGAATTCACCCTAGAACACTGTGCTACTCTGAGTAGTAATCGGAGTAGCATAAGCTTTTAAGAGAAGTTCAATGAAAGTCTCGATTTCTTTGTCAGATGATCTGGTTGCTTATCTTGATCAAAAAGTTGAGAACCGCAGTCAGTTAATCGAAGCACTTTTACAACGTTGGCGAAAGCAGCAAGAGCAGCAAATTCTAGTCGAAGCTGCGATCGCGTTGGACGAACTGGAATGGGATGAAGAATGGCAACAAGCAGCGATTACCGATTGGGAAGCATCTGGCTAATTCGATTTGATCCCTCGATCGGTTCAGAAATTCAGAAAACTCGTCCTGGAATTATTGTCTCTGCAACCGCATTCAATCAGCGCAGCCGAGTCACTGTACTTCCCATCACTTCTACAACTCCCAAGGCGAAAATGCTGCCTGTCATGATCGCGATCGCTCCTTCTGAAACAAATGGACTTGATGTGGAGAGCTACGCGGTTTGCATTGATCCGGCAACATTCGATAAAAAACGCCTGGTCAAACGTCTGGGACAGATCGAGATAGAGCAAATTCAACAGATCAAGCAGATTCTCGCTACGTACTTGGATCTAGAGCCGCCAGAATAATCGCCTTTTGTTCGGCTTTCCCCCGATGCCTTTGCCCGTTCAGGTTTCGTTCTGAGTGATAGGATTGGAATACTTATCGGGATCGAAACAAAAGCGTAACTCTGCACGTTTTGATCACCGAAGCCACAACCCACATTCAGAAGCTCTGATTTTCCCCTGTCATGCTTAAAAACCTCCTGGGCGACCCCAATCAACGCAAGCTCAAGAAATACAAACCGCTGGTCAACGACATCAATCTGCTCGAAGAAGAGATTGAGCCGCTTTCAGATGACCAACTGAGAGCGAAGACCACTGAATTTAGAGAGCGACTCGCCAAGGCGAAAAACAAAGAAGAAGAGAAGCAGATTCTCGATGATATTTTGCCGGAAGCATTTGCGGTGGTACGAGAAGCCGGAAAGCGCGTTTTGGGAATGCGGCACTTTGATGTGCAGTTGATCGGCGGGATGGTGCTGCACGATGGACAAATCGCGGAAATGAAAACTGGGGAAGGAAAAACTCTGGTTTCGACGTTGCCTGCTTATCTGAATGCGCTCTCTGGGAAAGGGGTTCACGTCGTTACAGTAAACGACTACCTGGCAAAACGCGACGCGGAATGGATGGGACAAGTTCACCGCTTTTTGGGTCTGAGCGTCGGACTGATTCAGCAAAACATGAGTCCGATCGAGCGTCAGAAAAATTACGCCTGCGATATCACTTACGCCACAAACAGTGAACTCGGCTTCGATTATCTGCGGGACAATATGGCGACTTCGATGGAAGAAGTGGTGCAACGCCCGTTTAATTATTGTGTGATTGACGAAGTAGATTCGGTGCTGATCGATGAAGCCCGGACTCCGTTGATTATTTCTGGTCAAGTCGAGCGTCCGACTGAGAAATATTTGCAAGCTGCGGGAGTTTCTCGTGCGCTGAAGCGGGATGATCACTATGAAGTCGATGAGAAACAGCGAAACATTCTTCTGACGGATGAAGGGTTTATCGCCGCAGAACAGTTTCTTGGCGTTTCCGACTTGTTCGACCCGAATGATCCTTGGGCGCATTATGTGTTTAACGCGATCAAAGCAAAGGAACTGTTCATCAACGATGTGAATTACATTGTGCGAAACGGCGAAATCGTAATCGTGGATGAATTCACCGGGCGTGTGATGCCGGGTCGTCGGTGGAGTGATGGATTGCACCAAGCGATCGAAGCGAAAGAAGGGGTCGAAATCCAAAACGAAACCCAGACTTTAGCAACGATTACGTATCAAAACTTCTTTCTGCTGTATCCGAAACTCGCCGGAATGACCGGAACGGCGAAAACTGAAGAAGCGGAACTTGAAAAGATCTACAAGCTTGAAGTCACGCTCGTTCCTACAAACCAACCGCGTCGGCGGGTTGATCTATCAGATGTCGTTTACAAAACGGAAGCAGGCGATTTAACCGTTTTTGCTCGTGAATGCGCTGAGAAGGTCGCACAAGGTCGCCCGGTTCTCGTCTGGGTGATGAACCTCGAAGCGATGAGTAACCTGTCTCAATTGCTCGAAAGACAGGAATTGCCGCACAATCTTTGTCCTGGTTTGCCTCAAAGCACCGAGCAAGCAAGAGAAATCGTACGGCAAGCGAAGCACCCCGGAATGATTACCGTGACAAACAGTTACGAAGTCTACCGGATGGTTCGGCAAGCGGTTCCTGAAGGCGATGAAGGTTTATTTGTTCTGAGCATTACCGGAAAGTGGAGTGCGATCGCGCTTGAATGCGAAGAGATGCACCGCACAGGTCGCCCGGTTCTTGTCGGTACGACCAGCGTTGAGAAATCAGAATTGCTGTCTCAACTGCTGCAAGAATTAAACGTGCCGCATAACCTACTGAATGCGAAACCGGAAAACGTCGAGCGGGAATCGGAAATTATCGCTC contains:
- a CDS encoding diheme cytochrome C, with the translated sequence MSKLVPPKPRRIRRRSPVILIGILLIWSLILGWGLAQAVEPSKNSAEIGTVDVVAGNLKLGQQAYLENCATCHIGIPPAAFPTQTWRDLLRDPQHYGATLTPLEEPTRSLVWTYLRAFSRQVVEGERIPFRFGESKAFKILHPKIELSRSIPISSCVSCHPGANQYNFRKLTAEWENSP
- a CDS encoding type II toxin-antitoxin system PemK/MazF family toxin, with product MATSSDYRLGSIWLIRFDPSIGSEIQKTRPGIIVSATAFNQRSRVTVLPITSTTPKAKMLPVMIAIAPSETNGLDVESYAVCIDPATFDKKRLVKRLGQIEIEQIQQIKQILATYLDLEPPE
- the secA gene encoding preprotein translocase subunit SecA gives rise to the protein MLKNLLGDPNQRKLKKYKPLVNDINLLEEEIEPLSDDQLRAKTTEFRERLAKAKNKEEEKQILDDILPEAFAVVREAGKRVLGMRHFDVQLIGGMVLHDGQIAEMKTGEGKTLVSTLPAYLNALSGKGVHVVTVNDYLAKRDAEWMGQVHRFLGLSVGLIQQNMSPIERQKNYACDITYATNSELGFDYLRDNMATSMEEVVQRPFNYCVIDEVDSVLIDEARTPLIISGQVERPTEKYLQAAGVSRALKRDDHYEVDEKQRNILLTDEGFIAAEQFLGVSDLFDPNDPWAHYVFNAIKAKELFINDVNYIVRNGEIVIVDEFTGRVMPGRRWSDGLHQAIEAKEGVEIQNETQTLATITYQNFFLLYPKLAGMTGTAKTEEAELEKIYKLEVTLVPTNQPRRRVDLSDVVYKTEAGDLTVFARECAEKVAQGRPVLVWVMNLEAMSNLSQLLERQELPHNLCPGLPQSTEQAREIVRQAKHPGMITVTNSYEVYRMVRQAVPEGDEGLFVLSITGKWSAIALECEEMHRTGRPVLVGTTSVEKSELLSQLLQELNVPHNLLNAKPENVERESEIIAQAGRLGKVTIATNMAGRGTDIILGGNSDYMARLKIREFFMPRIVEPEDDDDFSGMGFGESRDGGQGFAPGRKIKTWKAKSDIYPTELSAETEQALKDAVHIAVQHYGERSLPELEAEDKIATAAEKAPTDDPVIQSLRAVYKMIRKEYDVFTDREHEEVVSFGGLHVIGTERHESRRIDNQLRGRAGRQGDPGSTKFFLSLQDNLLRIFGGDRVAGMMNAFRVEEDMPIESKMLTRSLEGAQKKVETYYYDIRKQVFEYDEVMNNQRRAIYAERRRVLEGQDLKEKVIEYAERTMDDIVEAYINPELPSEEWELDKLLSKVKEFVYLLNDLEPSDLEDMTLGEIKAFLHEQARIAYDLKEAEVDSISPGLMRQAERFFILNRIDTLWREHLQSMDGLRESVGLRGYGQKDPLIEYKSEGYELFLEMMINIRRDVVYSLFQFQPQQQQPQVEVEVV